In Leptospira harrisiae, a genomic segment contains:
- a CDS encoding TfoX/Sxy family protein, with protein MAINEKLLDRVRKLMEGQTDVEEKKMFGGLCFMVNGKMCVCVRTDEIMCRLDPETFESILSKKKARPMIHNGHLMKGFVFVNEEDIKTKKEMEYWIQLSLEYNKKAPSTKKKAKKTSQKKPGKK; from the coding sequence ATGGCTATCAATGAGAAATTATTGGATCGTGTTCGAAAGTTAATGGAAGGGCAGACGGATGTGGAAGAGAAAAAAATGTTTGGCGGTTTATGTTTTATGGTAAACGGTAAAATGTGTGTCTGCGTTAGAACTGATGAAATCATGTGCAGACTCGATCCGGAAACTTTTGAATCCATTCTTTCGAAGAAAAAGGCTCGTCCAATGATCCATAACGGACACCTGATGAAAGGATTTGTTTTTGTTAATGAAGAAGATATAAAAACAAAAAAAGAAATGGAATACTGGATTCAATTATCTCTCGAATATAATAAAAAAGCTCCGTCCACTAAGAAAAAAGCCAAGAAAACGAGTCAAAAAAAACCCGGCAAAAAATAA
- a CDS encoding AraC family transcriptional regulator: MKQFLIWEDFATYRGEIFSTHRHSHFFIQISIPDSGSVELRTVDGVWKSYNVVCIPSGVSHEMKGGEGSLTILYLDPLTTGYQLFQDRNLASNYSAFEIGDVFTETLKQQMRDTLKLSNKDVRIQLLEKINKNFDKQSNRKLDPRIQKSIEDVELDRFSLSHLAKEASLSVERFRHLFRQETGVPFSAFKLWLKTKKAVDYLANHSHLSNAAYEGGFADQSHFTRIFRRSFGVSPSDFTKKKEPFQGIFFSK, from the coding sequence ATGAAACAATTTTTGATTTGGGAAGATTTTGCAACATACCGTGGTGAGATATTTTCAACCCATCGGCATAGCCATTTTTTTATTCAAATTAGCATTCCTGATTCGGGCTCTGTTGAATTACGTACGGTAGATGGTGTCTGGAAGTCATACAACGTTGTCTGTATTCCTTCTGGTGTAAGTCACGAAATGAAGGGTGGGGAAGGAAGCCTAACAATTCTTTATTTGGATCCACTAACAACAGGTTATCAACTTTTTCAAGATAGAAATTTAGCTTCAAACTATTCTGCGTTTGAAATTGGTGATGTCTTTACGGAAACTCTGAAGCAGCAAATGAGAGATACTTTGAAATTATCGAATAAAGATGTTCGTATACAACTGCTAGAAAAGATAAATAAAAATTTTGATAAACAATCAAATCGCAAATTGGATCCACGTATTCAAAAAAGTATAGAAGATGTAGAACTTGATCGTTTTTCACTTTCTCATTTAGCAAAAGAAGCATCCTTATCAGTTGAACGGTTTCGGCATCTTTTTCGTCAGGAGACAGGTGTTCCCTTTTCTGCTTTTAAACTTTGGTTAAAAACAAAAAAGGCAGTCGACTATTTAGCAAATCATTCGCATTTATCAAATGCTGCCTACGAGGGCGGTTTTGCTGATCAATCTCACTTCACTCGTATTTTTCGTCGCTCTTTCGGTGTTAGTCCTTCGGATTTTACAAAAAAGAAAGAACCATTTCAGGGAATTTTCTTTTCGAAGTAG
- a CDS encoding AMP-dependent synthetase/ligase, whose product MGSDITAKNLAELFYDSAKKFGDQPAFGTKNKEKKFSTISFQDLYETGVSLATGLIDIGLKSKDHVAVLSENRKEWIITNYGIILCGAADVPRGTDVTDGDIQYILSHSDAKMVFVENEVTLRKVKKNISKLKNITHMIVMDGEPDVLDTQVQSNGEEKSGPGNSLYPRILSLNDLLEKGKRLRKLGDRRVEERANAIQPDDLFTIIYTSGTTGEPKGVMLTHANMISQLRNIPIKIGPKDRFLSILPIWHSFERVFQMGTIAMGATQYYTNVRNIKEDLMIVKPTFMASAPRLWESIYQGIQSKIQTGSVIKKVLFKLAYGCALKIQRSIQFLKGNRLDLHGRNVFQSISLAIVSLVSIAVLFLPYLILDLIVLSKLRLATGGKLRGSVSGGGSLPFHIDEFFNTIRIPVFEGYGMTETSPGLAFRSEKNLVIGSVGQIFPETEILLKDIESGNVIYPPKKGIKGEIYVRGPQIMKGYYKRPEATAKVLSDDGWLNTGDLGIMTFNNTLKIVGRTKETVVLLNGENIEPVPIENRLIQSPLIDQVMVVGQDQKYLGALILPALEKFSEYGSTYEQLATNRTVKDKIEQEVKNLIRTENGFKSFEKIVEVRLLPKTFEVGEELSAKLSVKRHVIAEKYESLIQSMYDEKIQKQIHVNK is encoded by the coding sequence ATGGGTTCTGACATCACAGCAAAAAATCTAGCCGAGTTATTTTACGATAGTGCAAAGAAGTTTGGGGATCAACCGGCTTTTGGAACAAAAAACAAAGAAAAAAAATTCTCTACAATTAGCTTTCAAGATTTATATGAAACTGGAGTTTCGCTGGCAACTGGGTTAATTGATATCGGTTTGAAATCGAAAGATCATGTGGCGGTTTTATCTGAAAATCGAAAAGAGTGGATTATAACTAATTATGGAATTATACTTTGCGGTGCTGCTGATGTTCCTCGTGGTACAGATGTTACTGATGGTGATATTCAATACATACTATCTCATTCAGATGCAAAGATGGTCTTCGTAGAAAACGAAGTAACCCTAAGGAAAGTTAAGAAGAATATTTCCAAACTAAAGAATATAACACATATGATTGTTATGGATGGCGAGCCCGATGTATTGGATACGCAAGTCCAAAGTAATGGTGAGGAAAAATCTGGTCCAGGGAATTCTTTGTATCCAAGGATCTTGAGTTTGAATGATCTTCTCGAAAAAGGCAAGCGGTTGCGAAAGTTAGGTGATCGAAGAGTAGAGGAAAGAGCGAATGCAATTCAACCAGATGACTTATTTACGATCATCTATACTTCCGGAACTACAGGAGAACCGAAAGGGGTAATGTTAACTCATGCGAACATGATATCGCAGTTAAGGAACATACCCATAAAGATTGGACCTAAAGATCGATTTTTATCGATTTTGCCTATATGGCATAGTTTTGAAAGAGTTTTTCAAATGGGAACAATTGCGATGGGCGCCACTCAATATTATACAAATGTAAGAAATATCAAAGAAGACTTGATGATTGTAAAACCTACTTTTATGGCTTCTGCACCAAGACTTTGGGAGAGTATTTACCAAGGGATACAGTCGAAGATCCAAACAGGTTCAGTTATTAAAAAAGTTTTATTCAAATTAGCGTATGGATGTGCATTAAAAATCCAAAGATCGATTCAATTTTTAAAAGGTAATCGTTTGGATCTTCATGGAAGAAATGTTTTTCAATCGATATCGCTCGCTATTGTTTCCTTAGTCTCGATAGCGGTTCTTTTTTTACCGTATCTCATCCTTGATTTGATTGTATTAAGCAAACTTAGGTTAGCTACAGGCGGAAAGCTAAGGGGTTCTGTTTCTGGCGGTGGATCCTTACCCTTTCATATTGATGAATTTTTTAATACCATCAGGATTCCTGTATTCGAAGGATATGGAATGACAGAAACATCTCCAGGACTTGCATTTCGTTCAGAAAAAAATCTTGTTATTGGAAGTGTAGGGCAGATATTTCCTGAAACTGAAATTTTACTGAAAGATATTGAATCTGGTAATGTCATTTATCCACCTAAAAAAGGAATCAAAGGAGAGATTTATGTAAGAGGACCACAAATTATGAAAGGGTATTACAAACGACCTGAAGCAACTGCAAAAGTTTTATCAGATGATGGATGGTTGAATACAGGCGATCTTGGGATCATGACGTTTAACAATACACTTAAAATTGTAGGAAGAACGAAGGAAACTGTTGTACTTCTTAATGGCGAAAATATTGAGCCAGTTCCCATTGAAAATAGACTTATACAATCACCGTTGATAGACCAAGTAATGGTTGTAGGACAGGATCAAAAGTATTTAGGTGCATTGATTCTACCGGCACTTGAAAAGTTTTCGGAATACGGATCCACTTATGAACAATTAGCAACGAATCGTACAGTAAAAGATAAGATCGAGCAGGAAGTAAAAAATCTGATTCGCACAGAGAATGGATTTAAAAGTTTTGAAAAGATTGTTGAAGTGCGACTCCTTCCAAAAACTTTTGAAGTAGGTGAAGAGTTATCTGCGAAACTATCTGTCAAGAGACATGTCATTGCAGAAAAATACGAATCACTCATCCAATCAATGTATGATGAAAAAATCCAAAAGCAGATTCATGTAAATAAATAA
- a CDS encoding methyl-accepting chemotaxis protein, which translates to MLKQTLHKLYSLSIRTQLMIFIFVVLNLVLGPIFYLVYQSAKSQIVDIGADLFKTLATDSVAVIDLLNEDVKAGKMSLADAQETARIYILGPKGSDGVRDLSKGKMSAKLDMRVWASHPNGVFTMNPFNIEGVNLWDYQVDGKFTVRDTWSNKERTGKIVYELWQEGEEPTHSWIAYQIYYEPWDWIVGSGGREAIFYEERLKSLSYLFFFGAIFASVISLVFSYFFAAIFARKINHVKSLIGKAREGDLTSKSNHVYKDEIGSLLTDFDQMTNSLRTMIQVVSQSSNEVLQSADKLIESAKGSANVAATISESMTTVRSNSNTQLEAFSENKSAVEENTLAITKIAEATYVVSELSNGVLEKVEEGQDIVKKTIQQMEIINSSVNGISSSINTLGANSKAIGQIVETINQIASQTNLLALNAAIEAARAGDEGKGFAVVADEVRKLAERSERATKQISVIIDEIQKNTLESIHMMEKGNQDVGIGVEMVNVVGNTFQSIISAIKKVNDEIHGVSSTTEEISASTEELNANTVQLIELTNVINESTKEVSVSSDSQLSEVSAVKEAANRLSELAKTLNQEIKKFKI; encoded by the coding sequence ATGTTAAAACAAACTCTACATAAACTTTATTCTCTTAGTATTCGTACTCAATTAATGATCTTCATTTTTGTGGTTCTTAATTTAGTACTAGGTCCAATTTTTTATCTCGTCTATCAGTCTGCAAAAAGTCAAATCGTAGATATTGGTGCAGACTTGTTTAAAACTCTGGCAACTGATTCAGTCGCTGTTATCGATTTATTAAATGAAGATGTAAAGGCCGGGAAGATGAGTTTAGCGGATGCCCAAGAAACGGCTAGGATCTATATTTTGGGTCCTAAAGGTTCCGATGGAGTTCGAGATTTATCCAAAGGTAAAATGTCAGCCAAATTAGATATGAGGGTTTGGGCATCGCACCCGAATGGTGTATTTACGATGAACCCCTTTAACATTGAGGGCGTAAATCTTTGGGATTACCAAGTCGATGGAAAGTTTACTGTACGTGACACTTGGTCCAATAAGGAAAGAACCGGAAAAATAGTATATGAACTATGGCAGGAAGGCGAAGAACCAACTCACTCATGGATTGCCTATCAGATCTATTATGAACCATGGGATTGGATTGTAGGATCTGGCGGGAGAGAAGCCATTTTTTATGAAGAGCGCCTCAAATCGCTTTCCTACTTATTCTTTTTCGGTGCCATATTTGCTTCCGTCATTTCGTTAGTTTTTTCTTATTTTTTTGCCGCAATCTTTGCGCGTAAAATCAATCACGTGAAATCACTGATTGGAAAAGCTCGGGAAGGTGATTTGACTTCAAAATCAAACCATGTATATAAAGATGAAATAGGATCACTGCTTACCGATTTTGATCAAATGACGAATAGTTTGCGAACGATGATTCAGGTTGTTTCACAATCGTCAAACGAGGTTTTGCAATCAGCAGATAAGCTAATAGAAAGTGCAAAAGGTTCTGCAAACGTAGCAGCTACGATATCAGAATCAATGACGACAGTAAGAAGTAATTCAAATACCCAATTGGAAGCTTTTTCTGAAAATAAATCTGCTGTAGAAGAGAATACCCTTGCGATCACAAAAATTGCTGAGGCCACTTATGTGGTTTCGGAATTGTCAAATGGTGTTTTGGAAAAAGTAGAAGAAGGTCAAGACATCGTTAAGAAAACAATTCAACAGATGGAGATTATTAATTCTTCAGTCAATGGAATTTCTTCTAGTATCAACACACTTGGTGCAAACTCTAAAGCCATTGGACAAATCGTCGAAACGATCAATCAGATCGCAAGCCAAACAAACCTTTTGGCTCTCAATGCAGCGATTGAGGCAGCTAGAGCAGGAGACGAAGGAAAGGGCTTTGCCGTTGTTGCTGATGAAGTTAGAAAATTAGCAGAAAGGTCAGAAAGAGCCACTAAACAAATTTCTGTGATCATTGATGAAATTCAAAAGAACACACTTGAATCCATCCATATGATGGAAAAAGGAAATCAGGATGTAGGAATTGGTGTAGAGATGGTTAATGTTGTTGGAAATACTTTTCAATCGATTATTTCTGCAATTAAAAAAGTGAATGATGAAATTCATGGTGTTTCCTCAACTACAGAAGAGATATCTGCCAGTACGGAAGAGCTCAATGCAAACACAGTTCAGTTGATTGAGTTAACAAACGTGATCAACGAAAGCACAAAAGAAGTTTCTGTTTCATCGGATTCTCAGTTGTCGGAAGTATCCGCTGTAAAAGAAGCAGCGAATCGATTGAGTGAACTTGCAAAAACTTTAAACCAGGAAATTAAGAAGTTTAAAATATAA
- a CDS encoding c-di-GMP phosphodiesterase, which produces MSDSPLISPDQLAKFEFNDDLLSSYRKSKQIPLDLYDRNGKLIMAKKKNATEEDFGKLLKIELQGAYCLTTDTKQLRITSGESTDPRQTKLFDPDKTTEFAKQTESLILELKKEAFNSEHALRVHKSIGKVLDDFTSNPDFESGLFNILEILNHAGVPVESELMTKRTIVAMGMKVRTKKIGVGDDNKPNKKDHLSVMTASFLADIGYSKLVLPDKPNLTKEEYNAIQQHPIISYLMTLAAPEITQEIRTLVLNHHRPFRGNSINNNFPDNNTVFRKLMLIRDKFIKDPSKKMIVADIDAQLRIQESNVNSVNFEEDIAILSLASEYASLTTNQPWRPAFSSATALKMIVNDSFFSYSNRNIRHLLDYVGASLTNNQNIINVGDYVITASIDSEKQAHFDICKILEVDRFQTRPKIQRLCTIKPLFKKGIKYRIADFDINEIRFDKRRAVIDLAGQTSSTQRIIYIIDPEMNAPLFDAVRKMDTL; this is translated from the coding sequence TTGAGCGATTCTCCCTTAATTTCCCCTGACCAACTTGCTAAATTTGAATTTAATGATGATCTGCTTAGTAGTTATCGTAAGAGCAAACAAATCCCACTCGATCTTTATGATCGGAACGGCAAACTCATCATGGCAAAAAAAAAGAACGCCACTGAAGAGGATTTTGGCAAACTTTTGAAGATAGAGTTGCAAGGAGCCTATTGCCTAACAACTGACACAAAACAATTGCGAATTACATCGGGAGAATCAACAGATCCTCGCCAAACAAAACTTTTTGATCCAGACAAAACAACAGAATTTGCAAAACAAACCGAATCATTGATCTTAGAGTTAAAAAAAGAAGCATTTAATTCGGAGCATGCACTCAGGGTACACAAATCAATTGGAAAAGTTTTAGATGACTTCACAAGCAATCCAGATTTTGAATCGGGATTATTTAATATATTAGAGATTTTGAATCATGCTGGTGTACCAGTTGAATCGGAACTCATGACCAAACGAACGATTGTTGCGATGGGTATGAAAGTCCGAACCAAAAAGATAGGTGTAGGTGATGATAACAAACCAAATAAAAAAGACCATCTTTCAGTGATGACTGCAAGTTTTCTTGCGGATATAGGTTATTCAAAATTAGTATTACCTGACAAACCAAACCTAACAAAAGAAGAATACAACGCAATCCAACAACATCCGATTATCAGTTATTTAATGACTCTTGCAGCACCTGAAATCACGCAAGAAATTCGCACTCTAGTTTTGAACCATCATAGACCATTTCGAGGGAATTCAATTAACAATAACTTCCCCGATAATAATACAGTATTTAGAAAGTTAATGTTAATTAGAGATAAATTCATTAAAGACCCAAGTAAAAAAATGATTGTAGCTGATATAGATGCACAACTTCGAATCCAAGAATCGAATGTAAACTCAGTCAATTTTGAAGAAGATATTGCAATTTTGTCTCTTGCTAGCGAATATGCAAGTCTAACAACAAACCAACCATGGAGACCTGCATTCAGTTCAGCAACAGCATTAAAAATGATTGTGAATGATTCGTTTTTTTCCTATAGCAATCGAAACATTCGCCATTTACTAGACTATGTTGGTGCTAGTTTAACAAATAATCAGAATATTATCAACGTGGGTGATTACGTAATAACAGCGTCTATTGATTCAGAAAAACAGGCGCATTTTGATATTTGCAAAATTTTAGAAGTTGATCGTTTTCAGACACGTCCAAAAATCCAAAGGTTATGCACCATCAAACCTTTGTTTAAAAAGGGGATCAAATATAGAATTGCTGATTTTGATATCAACGAAATTCGTTTTGACAAACGCAGAGCGGTAATAGACCTTGCAGGCCAAACGTCCAGTACGCAAAGGATCATTTACATCATTGACCCTGAAATGAACGCTCCTCTATTTGATGCTGTCAGAAAGATGGACACTCTTTAA
- a CDS encoding FG-GAP repeat protein — protein sequence MGKGNFVLRSLLMRIITGILFILFYGSCNQLTLNNPCDQKSKGYRETLLLASVSENPIPFCGFSVGNSPKLWETQAYLKASNAEANDLFGNSVAISGDTIVVGAAGESSNQTTITNGNSASADNSAASSGAAYVFQRTGSSWAQEAYLKAPNAETTDFFGAAVAIDGNTILIGANQEDSNQITITNGPTASTDNTASSSGAVYVFQRTGTTWVQQAYIKPPNAEASDQFGVSIAISGDTIVVGAFNEASNQTTITNGTSASANNSAASAGAAYVFQRSGTTWAQQAYLKASNIEANDRFGNSVSISGDTIVVGSNLEDSNQTTITNGAIASSDNSATASGAAYVFQRTGSTWVEQAYLKAPNADANDQFGNRVAIDGNTIVVGAFSESSNQTTITNGATASADNSASLAGAAYVFQRTGSTWTHQAYLKPPNVEANDNFGVTVAIQGNTILVGSIFEDNNQTTVTNGTNPNDDNSLSNSGAVYVFQRSGSTWAFRAFIKAPNADIEDRFGNAISFSGDTAVVGVNQEDSSQNTITNGSSASANNSALQSGAAYVFFRK from the coding sequence ATGGGGAAAGGTAATTTTGTGCTTCGTTCGTTATTGATGAGAATAATCACAGGTATATTGTTTATTCTTTTTTACGGAAGTTGTAATCAATTAACATTAAATAACCCATGTGACCAAAAATCAAAAGGGTATCGAGAAACCTTATTACTCGCATCCGTATCGGAAAATCCGATTCCCTTTTGCGGATTCAGCGTTGGTAATTCTCCAAAACTCTGGGAAACGCAGGCCTATCTCAAAGCATCGAATGCTGAAGCAAACGATCTCTTCGGAAATTCCGTAGCCATCTCTGGCGATACGATCGTGGTGGGAGCTGCAGGTGAGTCAAGTAACCAAACGACAATTACGAATGGAAACTCTGCGAGTGCTGACAACTCTGCAGCGTCTTCGGGTGCCGCTTATGTCTTTCAAAGAACTGGTTCCTCTTGGGCACAGGAAGCCTACTTAAAAGCACCTAATGCAGAAACAACGGATTTTTTTGGAGCTGCCGTTGCCATTGATGGAAATACCATCCTTATTGGTGCCAACCAAGAAGATAGCAATCAAATCACAATTACTAACGGTCCAACAGCAAGTACAGACAATACTGCTTCCAGTTCTGGTGCCGTTTATGTTTTCCAAAGAACGGGTACTACATGGGTACAACAAGCTTACATCAAACCACCGAATGCGGAAGCAAGTGATCAGTTTGGGGTTTCTATTGCCATCTCAGGTGATACGATTGTTGTAGGTGCTTTTAATGAGGCGAGTAACCAAACAACGATTACAAATGGTACATCTGCAAGTGCTAACAACTCAGCTGCATCAGCAGGTGCCGCTTATGTCTTCCAAAGATCAGGTACAACTTGGGCACAACAAGCCTACTTAAAAGCTTCCAATATAGAAGCAAATGATCGATTTGGAAACAGTGTTTCGATCTCTGGAGATACAATCGTTGTAGGTTCAAATTTGGAAGATAGCAACCAAACAACAATTACAAACGGTGCTATTGCCAGTTCAGACAATTCTGCAACTGCTTCTGGTGCAGCCTATGTTTTCCAAAGAACGGGTTCCACTTGGGTAGAACAGGCGTATCTAAAAGCACCCAATGCAGATGCAAATGATCAATTTGGCAATAGGGTTGCTATCGATGGAAACACGATTGTAGTTGGTGCTTTTTCGGAATCTAGTAACCAAACCACAATTACAAATGGGGCTACTGCCAGTGCAGACAACTCAGCTAGCTTAGCAGGTGCCGCTTATGTCTTCCAAAGAACTGGTTCTACCTGGACTCACCAAGCTTACCTGAAACCTCCTAACGTTGAAGCTAATGATAATTTTGGTGTCACAGTTGCTATCCAAGGGAATACGATTTTAGTTGGTTCTATTTTTGAGGACAATAACCAAACAACGGTCACAAATGGTACGAACCCAAACGATGACAACAGCCTATCCAACTCTGGTGCGGTTTATGTGTTCCAAAGGTCTGGTTCCACTTGGGCATTCAGGGCATTTATCAAGGCTCCAAATGCCGATATCGAAGACAGGTTTGGCAATGCGATTTCTTTTTCAGGAGATACTGCCGTCGTTGGGGTGAACCAAGAAGACAGTAGTCAAAACACGATTACAAATGGGTCATCGGCCAGTGCAAACAACTCAGCTTTACAATCTGGTGCAGCCTATGTGTTTTTTAGAAAGTAA
- a CDS encoding ankyrin repeat domain-containing protein — protein sequence MKRTIYLALSFLLLTIQCANLQTRSEDRYQNLFYQVATGNTERVRQLIKQGYDINAPEDTFERLTPLMIASKEGHTEIVSLLVSMNVDLNAKTRNGHTALMMAAYNRYPRIVKILLDAGANPNLVTNEGHTALSEILLSEKEEIVRLLIEKGAK from the coding sequence ATGAAACGAACAATTTACCTTGCGCTCAGTTTTCTCCTTTTGACAATTCAATGTGCTAATCTACAAACCAGGTCAGAAGATCGATATCAGAATTTGTTTTACCAGGTTGCAACAGGAAATACGGAAAGAGTCAGACAACTTATCAAACAAGGTTATGATATAAACGCACCTGAAGATACGTTTGAAAGACTAACACCTCTTATGATTGCTTCAAAAGAAGGTCACACTGAAATTGTATCACTATTAGTTTCAATGAATGTAGATTTAAATGCAAAAACGAGAAATGGACATACCGCATTAATGATGGCAGCTTATAATCGTTATCCGAGAATTGTAAAGATATTACTCGATGCAGGAGCAAACCCTAATTTAGTCACAAATGAAGGTCATACAGCTTTATCTGAAATTCTCCTTTCAGAAAAGGAAGAGATTGTTCGGTTATTGATTGAAAAAGGCGCAAAATGA
- a CDS encoding AgmX/PglI C-terminal domain-containing protein yields the protein MKKKIPYQKEILLVIGTTLVLSFVYFLFLRPNSNGNQFTQTSMEVDKKGLSPYHKREVNFTITKHKRKIQICYNLYLETNPKIEEGKIQFDWQIEPDGVPTKVELIQSDFTSDSLISCLQKEISSWEFPAPPDKSHNTYTEYTFFFKKEVNLPK from the coding sequence ATGAAAAAAAAAATTCCCTATCAAAAAGAAATCCTTCTCGTCATTGGCACCACTCTTGTTTTAAGTTTTGTGTATTTTCTTTTCCTTCGACCAAACTCAAATGGAAATCAATTCACACAAACCTCAATGGAAGTGGATAAAAAAGGTCTCTCTCCTTACCACAAACGAGAAGTGAATTTTACCATCACCAAACACAAACGCAAAATTCAAATCTGTTATAATTTATACTTAGAAACAAATCCTAAAATCGAAGAAGGCAAAATCCAATTCGATTGGCAAATCGAACCCGATGGAGTTCCTACAAAAGTCGAACTCATCCAATCCGATTTTACATCTGATTCACTCATCAGTTGCCTCCAAAAGGAAATCAGTTCATGGGAATTTCCTGCCCCACCTGACAAGTCGCATAACACCTACACTGAATATACTTTTTTCTTTAAAAAAGAAGTGAATCTTCCAAAATAA
- a CDS encoding methyl-accepting chemotaxis protein yields the protein MNQNLLIRKLTIAIEAPLYLLIFPYFINFCLFASRFDVTTLINLAILGSLLSLVPLVIGITLRHRRLKRLLAYSNFADGKTLESLKKGLLEHPHWEGKVILIRWTVSILGFSFMAATVLDLPWKEILALPYACVMLSPIIYLAFYFQTEVNLSPVLKAKELSSVLLDETKIRVFGVFQRNLFTMIAVALLPMLTFGYYLFLILLTEFRSPYWFYQMPIVFVMMVVIIIYAAYVGSKSLKEDIGNLNHSIEKLSQGELSETIPQLSATNLSHTITKLNLFMESLRQYFQTAKVEAVSLLSTSKLILDKGSVIDSQVIAEKTKLDSTFESVNQIQNLSRATYDRVLSQKDKTNFLASELTRVTDEMTELSIKADGLAQNTVHSIGTIQVAKDAIQSAYEKVEVMNQMSENIKETISIVEDISDRVNLLSLNASIEAARAGTMGRGFAVVAGEVSRLADETAKNIEEIKRVVKLSQVASKESLESMKEIISTNEDVKLKFEEISKVVQMFGRTSEASSENVKSLKDLVAQFQRDAEQITEEMKLQTGYTEKSNTNLQELWENHSKISTTFSEISEEANRLQTVSDSMEKIVSRFRF from the coding sequence ATGAATCAGAATTTACTCATCAGAAAATTGACTATTGCAATCGAAGCTCCTCTTTATTTACTAATCTTTCCTTATTTTATAAACTTTTGTTTATTTGCCTCGCGTTTTGATGTTACGACTCTCATCAATTTAGCTATTCTTGGATCACTTCTTTCCCTTGTGCCTTTGGTCATCGGAATCACCCTCAGACATCGTAGATTAAAACGTTTGTTAGCTTATTCAAATTTTGCTGATGGAAAAACATTGGAAAGTTTAAAAAAGGGACTTTTGGAGCACCCGCACTGGGAAGGAAAGGTGATCCTCATCCGTTGGACAGTCTCAATTTTGGGTTTTTCATTTATGGCTGCGACAGTTTTAGACCTTCCATGGAAAGAAATATTAGCATTGCCTTATGCATGTGTGATGTTATCTCCCATCATTTATTTAGCATTTTATTTTCAAACCGAAGTAAACTTGAGTCCTGTCCTTAAAGCAAAGGAATTGTCCTCAGTTCTTTTGGATGAAACAAAAATCCGAGTATTTGGCGTTTTCCAGCGGAATCTTTTTACAATGATTGCAGTTGCATTGTTGCCAATGTTAACCTTTGGATATTATCTGTTTTTAATTTTGTTAACAGAGTTCCGTTCTCCTTATTGGTTTTACCAAATGCCCATTGTTTTTGTGATGATGGTTGTAATTATCATTTATGCTGCGTATGTTGGAAGTAAATCCCTTAAGGAAGATATTGGTAACTTAAACCATTCGATAGAAAAACTATCACAAGGAGAATTGTCAGAAACCATTCCACAACTTTCTGCAACAAACTTAAGTCATACGATCACTAAGTTAAACTTATTTATGGAATCGTTGCGACAGTATTTCCAAACTGCAAAGGTAGAAGCTGTTTCACTTCTTTCTACATCTAAATTAATTTTAGATAAAGGTAGTGTGATCGACTCTCAAGTGATAGCAGAAAAAACTAAATTAGACTCTACGTTTGAATCAGTGAACCAAATCCAAAATCTCTCTCGTGCCACTTATGACCGTGTCTTATCACAAAAAGATAAAACAAACTTTTTAGCAAGCGAACTCACAAGAGTCACAGATGAAATGACGGAACTTTCGATCAAAGCTGATGGATTGGCACAAAATACTGTTCATTCCATTGGAACTATCCAAGTAGCAAAGGATGCAATTCAATCTGCCTATGAAAAAGTAGAAGTCATGAATCAAATGAGTGAAAATATCAAGGAAACAATTTCCATAGTAGAAGATATTTCTGACCGAGTGAATTTACTTTCCTTAAACGCATCCATAGAAGCTGCACGTGCAGGAACAATGGGAAGAGGATTTGCTGTTGTTGCCGGGGAAGTGTCACGACTCGCAGATGAAACTGCAAAGAATATTGAAGAAATTAAACGCGTTGTGAAATTATCTCAAGTTGCTTCCAAAGAAAGTTTGGAATCCATGAAGGAGATTATCTCTACCAATGAAGATGTAAAATTGAAGTTTGAAGAAATATCGAAAGTAGTGCAGATGTTTGGACGTACAAGTGAAGCTAGTTCTGAAAATGTAAAGTCATTAAAAGATCTTGTTGCTCAGTTTCAACGGGATGCAGAACAAATTACGGAAGAAATGAAATTACAAACAGGATATACGGAAAAGTCGAATACGAACTTACAAGAGTTATGGGAAAATCATTCAAAAATTTCCACTACCTTTAGTGAAATTTCGGAGGAGGCAAACCGTTTGCAAACAGTTTCTGATTCCATGGAAAAGATTGTATCTCGGTTTCGATTTTAA